The following are encoded in a window of Magnolia sinica isolate HGM2019 chromosome 11, MsV1, whole genome shotgun sequence genomic DNA:
- the LOC131218084 gene encoding uncharacterized protein LOC131218084 gives MLISLEWLEFFPLVSQIALPGTTSDHCPVFLAAEDQNRGPKLFRFEISWTKIKGYTEMAADWWDGFTIEGYAGYRLCCKLRMLKEKIKQWKQFELHKRALELEVLLEDLQALDVEAEARIRPSDFLSRCIQIFQALFARGLEKEVEWKQRSQVRWIKEGDRNTKFFHAIASMNARRNRINSIVVDGSRIEDRVQIAEEAICHFKA, from the coding sequence ATGCTGATATCTCTCGAATGGCTGGAATTTTTCCCTTTGGTGTCTCAAATAGCCCTCCCAGGAACAACCTCCGACCACTGCCCGGTGTTTCTGGCGGCTGAGGACCAGAATCGGGGCCCGAAACTCTTCAGATTTGAGATCTCCTGGACTAAAATCAAAGGTTATACAGAGATGGCGGCTGACTGGTGGGACGGATTCACAATAGAAGGTTATGCTGGGTATAGACTATGTTGTAAGCTGAGGATGCTGAAAGAGAAAATCAAGCAATGGAAGCAGTTTGAGCTCCACAAAAGGGCACTGGAATTGGAAGTGTTATTGGAAGATTTACAAGCCCTTGATGTTGAAGCAGAAGCGAGAATCAGGCCTTCAGATTTCTTGTCCAGATGCATTCAGATTTTTCAAGCTTTATTTGCCAGAGGTCTTGAAAAAGAAGTTGAGTGGAAGCAAAGATCCCAGGTCAGATGGATAAAGGAGGGGGATAGAAATACGAAATTCTTCCATGCTATTGCAAGTATGAATGCCAGGAGGAATAGAATCAACAGTATTGTGGTTGACGGCAGTCGGATTGAAGACAGGGTTCAAATTGCTGAAGAGGCGATTTGCCATTTTAAAGCTTAG